The proteins below are encoded in one region of Patescibacteria group bacterium:
- a CDS encoding DUF1015 domain-containing protein — protein MKNKIGVLVPEILLPKNVDLRKWSVVACDQYTSEPEYWQKVKKIVGSNPSTLNIIFPEVYLEAPGKQERIKRIKAQMKKYLQTVLTPEKCFVLVDRKTNEVKSRKGLIMALDLENYNYHKGAKSLIRCTEGTVLNRLPPRIAIRKEALIELPHILILIDDPKKTVVEPLFKNLKHRNKIYDFNLMFSGGHLRGYKINDEKIIEKTIKNLEKLADKRSFSRKYGVKNEPIVLFAAGDGNHSLATAKATWELFKKRLPKSKLVNHPARYALVEVLNIHDTGLIFEPIHRVLFNVNLERLLKEMDYYYKKQKSTLDYKLFKTDKAAEQATRKAKKGSEHLIKFVSGKKFGVLQIKNPKLNLEVGTLQSFLDEYLVKHKETKIDYVHGDKAVAKLGRKSGNLGFYLPVMDKHDLFKTVILDGALPRKTFSLGEADEKRYYLECRKIRP, from the coding sequence ATGAAAAACAAAATCGGCGTTCTTGTTCCAGAAATCCTGTTGCCTAAAAATGTTGATTTGCGCAAGTGGTCGGTCGTGGCCTGCGATCAATATACTTCCGAACCGGAATATTGGCAAAAGGTTAAAAAAATAGTCGGGTCAAATCCTTCGACTTTAAATATCATTTTTCCGGAAGTATACTTGGAGGCGCCAGGTAAGCAAGAAAGAATTAAGCGCATAAAAGCGCAGATGAAAAAATATTTACAGACCGTATTAACACCGGAAAAATGTTTTGTCTTAGTTGACCGCAAGACTAACGAGGTAAAATCGCGCAAAGGTTTGATTATGGCTCTTGATTTAGAGAATTATAATTATCATAAGGGCGCCAAGAGTTTAATTCGTTGCACCGAAGGCACGGTTTTAAATCGTTTGCCGCCGCGAATTGCCATTCGTAAAGAAGCGCTGATAGAATTGCCGCATATCCTGATTTTAATCGATGACCCCAAGAAAACCGTCGTCGAACCACTATTTAAAAACCTGAAGCATAGGAATAAGATTTATGATTTTAATTTAATGTTTAGCGGAGGACACCTTAGGGGCTATAAGATAAATGACGAAAAAATAATAGAAAAAACTATTAAGAATCTGGAAAAATTAGCCGATAAAAGGTCTTTTAGCCGAAAGTATGGCGTAAAAAACGAACCAATAGTGCTTTTTGCCGCCGGAGATGGTAATCATTCTCTGGCCACGGCCAAGGCTACTTGGGAATTATTTAAGAAACGTTTGCCAAAATCTAAATTGGTTAACCATCCTGCCAGATATGCTTTAGTTGAAGTATTGAATATTCACGATACTGGTTTAATTTTCGAACCAATTCATCGTGTTCTCTTTAATGTAAACCTTGAACGATTATTAAAAGAAATGGACTACTATTACAAAAAGCAAAAATCAACCCTGGATTATAAATTATTTAAAACCGATAAAGCGGCTGAACAGGCGACAAGGAAAGCGAAGAAGGGGAGCGAACACCTGATAAAATTCGTTAGTGGTAAAAAATTTGGCGTTTTGCAAATAAAAAATCCTAAATTAAATCTTGAAGTCGGGACGCTGCAATCATTCTTGGATGAATATTTAGTCAAACATAAAGAAACAAAAATTGATTATGTGCATGGCGACAAAGCCGTGGCCAAGCTTGGGCGAAAGAGCGGAAATTTAGGTTTTTATTTGCCGGTCATGGATAAACATGATTTATTTAAGACGGTTATTTTAGACGGCGCTTTGCCGCGCAAAACTTTTTCTCTCGGCGAAGCAGATGAAAAGCGTTATTATTTAGAATGCCGCAAAATCAGGCCGTAA
- a CDS encoding NUDIX domain-containing protein, producing MSSPILDTAANGKSKHYSVGALIKRGGKFLLIDRMKTPFGFACVAGHVDQGETPEQSLVREVEEESGLKVKNYKLLLEEELDWDTCSKGIEVHYWRVYECDTEGEVMQNKIETKSIGWYTLEEMGKLNLQNVWEYFFKKLNIIPHENNREWQHGLR from the coding sequence ATGTCTAGTCCAATTTTAGACACAGCGGCCAACGGTAAGTCCAAGCATTATTCAGTTGGTGCTTTGATTAAACGAGGCGGAAAGTTTTTGTTAATCGATCGCATGAAAACTCCGTTTGGTTTTGCCTGCGTGGCCGGCCATGTTGATCAAGGCGAAACGCCAGAACAATCTTTGGTTCGTGAAGTTGAGGAAGAAAGCGGATTAAAAGTAAAAAATTACAAATTATTATTGGAAGAAGAATTAGATTGGGATACCTGTAGTAAAGGAATAGAAGTTCATTATTGGCGCGTATATGAATGCGACACAGAAGGAGAGGTAATGCAAAATAAAATAGAAACAAAATCGATTGGCTGGTATACTTTAGAAGAAATGGGAAAATTAAATTTACAAAATGTTTGGGAATATTTTTTTAAAAAACTAAATATTATACCCCATGAAAATAACCGTGAATGGCAGCATGGCTTGCGCTAA